One Vitis riparia cultivar Riparia Gloire de Montpellier isolate 1030 chromosome 4, EGFV_Vit.rip_1.0, whole genome shotgun sequence genomic window carries:
- the LOC117912374 gene encoding transcription factor MYB1-like: MGRGPCCSKEGMNKGAWTAIEDELLVEYIKVHGEGKWSGIPKKAGLKRCGKSCRLRWLNYLRPDIKRGNMSPEEEDLIIRLHKLLGNRWSLIAGRIPGRTDNEIKNYWNTNFAKKAPARQTSSSEKNPIMITSPPSDLLPPNLQQFTNVLATPLQPELEFEALPPPMDQNFSKTTASEPQFTDNSPDIIMDLNPGEISVSEIFNDDFINFNDFEASEMRNIDNRCNTEVQEIAENWAASDSLDQAQYYMGSDFSPLAFLFESEGWVGDDDVNVV; the protein is encoded by the exons ATGGGGAGAGGTCCTTGCTGTAGTAAGGAGGGAATGAATAAAGGAGCTTGGACGGCCATTGAAGATGAGCTTCTTGTAGAGTATATCAAGGTCCATGGTGAAGGAAAGTGGAGTGGCATTCCAAAAAAAGCAG GCCTTAAAAGATGTGGTAAGAGCTGCAGATTGAGGTGGTTGAATTATCTGAGACCTGATATCAAGAGAGGTAACATGTCTcctgaagaagaagacctcatCATTAGGCTCCACAAGCTCTTGGGCAACAG GTGGTCTCTGATAGCTGGAAGAATTCCAGGGCGAACAGACAATGAAATCAAGAACTACTGGAACACCAACTTCGCCAAGAAAGCTCCAGCAAGACAAACCTCAAGCTCAGAGAAAAATCCCATCATGATAACTTCTCCTCCATCAGATTTGCTTCCTCCAAATCTACAGCAATTCACCAATGTTTTGGCCACTCCACTGCAGCCTGAACTTGAATTCGAAGCACTGCCACCACCCATGGATCAAAACTTCTCCAAAACTACTGCATCAGAGCCCCAATTCACTGACAATTCACCAGACATCATAATGGATTTAAACCCCGGGGAAATTAGTGTGTCAGAGATTTTTAACGATgactttataaattttaatgattttgaagCATCTGAAATGAGAAATATCGATAATAGGTGCAATACTGAAGTGCAGGAAATTGCTGAAAACTGGGCGGCCAGTGACTCCCTTGATCAAGCTCAGTATTACATGGGTTCAGATTTTTCACCACTGGCCTTTCTCTTTGAGTCTGAGGGGTGGGTTGGAGATGATGATGTAAATGTTGTTTGA